A single region of the Streptococcus macedonicus ACA-DC 198 genome encodes:
- a CDS encoding ISSth1, transposase (orf2), IS3 family, producing the protein MQPLVRLGKHLEDFQVIKDYHDKEPAIPIQTLCQLLKVSWSGGYKWHNHIETVSETENKKLMKKIKEFHRNYNGILGYRRMTNFVNRQLGTTYNKKRIRRLMKILGIRSVIRRVRQSCIKGGERFYEENILNRDFTATAPNQKWCTDVTYLQYGLSAKAYLFWWCNDC; encoded by the coding sequence GTGCAACCGTTGGTGAGGTTAGGGAAGCATTTAGAAGACTTTCAAGTCATCAAAGATTATCACGATAAAGAACCAGCTATTCCCATTCAAACCTTATGTCAGCTCTTAAAGGTGTCATGGTCTGGTGGCTATAAATGGCATAATCACATAGAAACAGTTTCTGAGACAGAGAATAAGAAGCTCATGAAGAAAATCAAGGAATTCCATAGGAACTACAATGGCATTCTAGGCTATCGCCGTATGACAAACTTTGTCAATCGCCAGCTTGGCACAACTTATAACAAGAAACGTATTCGTCGATTGATGAAAATACTAGGTATCCGTTCTGTTATTCGCCGTGTTAGACAGTCTTGTATCAAAGGTGGCGAAAGATTTTACGAAGAAAATATCCTTAATCGTGATTTCACCGCAACAGCACCCAATCAGAAATGGTGCACGGATGTGACTTATCTTCAGTATGGACTAAGTGCTAAAGCCTACCTTTTCTGGTGGTGCAATGACTGCTGA
- the mcdT gene encoding putative ABC transporter, cleavage of the leader peptide and export of mature macedocin, similar to ScnT, whose translation MKIILQNNEEDCLLACYTMLLNDLGHKVPLYEVYDKDSLPADGLNVSYLLSLNKRFGVALKAYHASFRDLLQVYNEKKQRIILHWNQDHFVVLDKITEKQVTIVDPAIGRVKYSHDEFLNHYSETIVLINKDENFQTQKYKQIFWKYFKLTLKTKTIILFLLSLVLIQISVLAFSILLRYMLSEKFQFLSNILVLFGVVLFQLLGYFIKNSALNEYNLDFDDNYSKALFQKLLKKPLLYFRNHLSGGISEKINFKSTLRDNVTLKIIPSCVSFISAIVIFTYLITISVRLTIILIIIILVYSVISIILYRKQNEYNQTYLQYLIDFNSELQTDLDDIDYIKIMRREGLTFASWMKINQQVTEKYSQILKFENLSQLVSTIFNYISLSVIIVIATYYNKYIKVSISDLLVYQTSISLLISAIEQVKGAVFEVVKLGIYAEKQSDLLKDSRPILVQSSDSDEYLIKAESLNFSYGMSPIYKDINLTINRGEKIAIIGKSGSGKSTLLLLLAGMLRFSGSLKYGIKNFEDSLSVVLQNMTLRKGSVLENLEWDTDNLEPLYQVLKDTSADEVIAQLPNKIHSKLLKQGKNLSGGQIQKMLIAKSLLKKNSIIFWDEAFSNLDEQSKNRIYLNILQNSQYSERTMLIVSHHLDIVDYVDYVIYIDNEMGDVYKDTHINLMESNENYRNFINSKI comes from the coding sequence ATGAAGATTATTTTACAAAACAACGAAGAGGATTGTCTGTTAGCGTGTTACACAATGTTATTAAATGATTTAGGTCATAAAGTTCCACTATATGAAGTATACGATAAAGACTCATTACCAGCAGACGGACTTAATGTATCATACTTGCTATCTCTAAACAAAAGATTTGGAGTAGCTTTGAAGGCGTATCACGCGTCGTTTAGAGATTTATTACAAGTCTACAATGAAAAAAAGCAAAGAATAATTCTTCACTGGAATCAAGATCATTTCGTAGTATTAGATAAAATTACTGAAAAACAAGTTACGATTGTAGATCCCGCTATTGGTCGTGTAAAATACAGTCATGATGAGTTTCTAAACCACTATTCTGAAACTATAGTGTTAATAAATAAGGATGAAAATTTTCAAACTCAAAAATACAAACAGATATTTTGGAAATATTTTAAACTTACTTTGAAAACAAAAACAATTATTCTATTTTTGCTTTCGTTGGTACTAATCCAGATAAGCGTTTTAGCATTTTCTATCTTATTAAGATATATGTTATCAGAAAAGTTTCAATTCTTGTCAAACATACTAGTTCTATTTGGTGTTGTTCTTTTTCAACTATTAGGCTATTTTATTAAGAATAGTGCCTTAAATGAATATAACTTAGATTTTGATGATAACTATAGTAAAGCACTTTTCCAAAAATTGTTAAAAAAACCACTATTATATTTTAGAAATCATTTAAGTGGCGGTATTTCAGAGAAGATAAATTTCAAGTCTACTTTAAGGGATAATGTGACATTGAAGATTATCCCCTCTTGTGTAAGTTTCATCTCAGCAATTGTTATTTTTACATATTTAATAACAATTTCTGTAAGGTTAACAATAATCTTGATCATAATAATTTTGGTTTACAGTGTAATTTCTATTATACTTTATCGTAAACAGAATGAATATAACCAAACTTATCTGCAATATTTGATTGACTTTAATTCAGAGTTACAAACAGATTTAGATGATATTGATTATATCAAAATAATGAGACGAGAAGGTCTAACTTTTGCATCGTGGATGAAAATTAATCAACAAGTTACTGAAAAATATTCACAGATTTTAAAGTTTGAAAACTTATCACAGTTAGTTAGCACGATTTTTAATTACATTAGTTTGTCTGTAATTATAGTTATAGCGACTTACTATAATAAATATATTAAAGTATCCATCTCGGATTTACTAGTCTATCAAACAAGTATTTCATTATTAATATCTGCAATTGAACAAGTGAAGGGTGCAGTTTTTGAAGTAGTAAAGTTGGGGATATATGCTGAAAAACAAAGTGATTTATTAAAAGATAGTAGACCAATTTTAGTACAAAGTTCAGATTCGGATGAGTATTTAATTAAGGCTGAAAGCCTAAATTTTTCTTATGGCATGAGTCCGATTTATAAGGATATTAACTTGACAATTAATAGAGGTGAAAAGATTGCAATCATAGGTAAATCAGGTAGTGGAAAATCAACGTTACTATTACTTTTAGCGGGTATGCTACGATTTAGTGGATCGTTGAAATATGGTATTAAAAATTTTGAAGATAGTTTGAGTGTTGTTCTACAGAATATGACATTAAGAAAAGGAAGCGTGTTAGAAAATTTAGAATGGGATACAGATAATTTAGAGCCATTGTATCAAGTATTAAAAGATACTTCAGCTGATGAGGTTATTGCCCAGTTACCAAATAAAATTCATTCAAAGTTATTGAAACAGGGGAAAAATTTATCTGGAGGACAGATTCAAAAAATGTTAATTGCTAAGTCTTTATTGAAAAAAAACTCTATTATTTTCTGGGATGAAGCTTTCAGTAATCTTGATGAACAAAGTAAAAATAGAATCTATCTTAATATTCTTCAGAACAGTCAATACTCTGAAAGGACAATGTTGATTGTTAGTCATCATCTAGATATTGTCGACTATGTTGACTATGTTATTTACATAGATAACGAAATGGGTGATGTTTATAAGGATACACATATTAATCTTATGGAAAGTAACGAAAACTATAGAAATTTTATTAATTCAAAAATTTGA
- a CDS encoding putative transposase codes for MTYSNSTITRLKGQHLTAIERGKIAAWHSEGISNRQIAKRLGVVPQTINNELKRGKLKQVKKINGKCHYFFKYNAEFAQNRYRNNRQRCHRKEKIFQVRTFLAYVIERFKTKGYSPDVTVGFARVHRLFSPAEMVCTTTLYKYIDKQRLEIKNIYLLRKTIRKPAQTKQVKNRKVRRLCCSD; via the coding sequence ATGACGTATTCAAATTCTACCATAACTCGTTTAAAAGGTCAGCACCTAACAGCCATTGAACGTGGAAAAATTGCCGCTTGGCATAGCGAAGGAATATCCAATCGGCAAATTGCCAAAAGGTTAGGTGTGGTTCCTCAAACAATTAACAATGAGTTGAAGCGTGGAAAATTGAAACAAGTGAAAAAGATCAATGGGAAATGTCATTATTTCTTCAAGTATAATGCAGAATTTGCTCAAAATCGGTATAGAAACAACCGACAACGATGCCATCGGAAAGAAAAAATTTTTCAAGTCCGTACCTTTTTGGCGTACGTTATCGAACGGTTTAAAACAAAGGGCTATTCTCCAGATGTAACGGTTGGTTTTGCACGAGTCCATCGACTCTTTTCTCCAGCTGAAATGGTTTGTACGACCACCCTCTATAAGTATATTGACAAGCAACGTCTTGAAATCAAAAACATTTATTTACTGAGGAAAACAATACGTAAACCAGCACAAACCAAGCAGGTAAAAAATCGAAAAGTTCGAAGACTTTGTTGCAGTGATTGA
- the ybbM gene encoding YbbM seven transmembrane helix protein: MTSELTVSPLSLVFSFVLVLFAISISYKEKLGLEKDILWAMLRMVVQLIIIGYVLTYIFQIDSIIVTAVIMIFMIINAAYNANKRADKIPNAFKISLTAIVVGVVASILVLVISGSIQFVPAQIIPITGMLVGNAMSVIGLSFRNLNNEFSKAQQEVNERLALGASIKLASTDILRESIKGSLQPTIDSARTVGLVLLPGMMVGMMLAGAVPLSAIMYQILIYFMLVSTSAITSLIAVYLSYKYFYTDFGQLNILDNEK, encoded by the coding sequence ATGACAAGTGAATTGACAGTATCACCATTATCACTCGTTTTCTCTTTTGTTCTGGTATTATTTGCCATATCTATCTCTTATAAAGAGAAATTAGGATTGGAAAAAGATATCCTGTGGGCCATGTTGCGGATGGTTGTTCAATTAATCATTATTGGCTATGTTTTAACTTACATTTTTCAAATAGATTCTATAATAGTTACGGCAGTCATTATGATTTTTATGATTATCAATGCGGCTTATAATGCTAACAAACGTGCGGATAAAATACCAAATGCTTTTAAAATTTCCTTAACCGCGATTGTAGTGGGGGTAGTTGCTTCCATTTTAGTCTTAGTTATTTCAGGTTCCATTCAATTTGTACCAGCGCAAATTATTCCTATTACGGGTATGTTGGTAGGGAATGCTATGTCAGTTATTGGTTTGTCATTCCGAAATTTAAATAATGAATTTTCTAAGGCACAACAGGAAGTAAATGAACGTTTGGCTTTAGGGGCATCCATCAAATTAGCTTCTACCGATATTCTGCGCGAATCAATTAAAGGATCACTGCAACCGACAATCGATTCTGCTCGTACAGTTGGTTTGGTACTCCTCCCCGGAATGATGGTTGGGATGATGTTAGCGGGAGCAGTACCTCTAAGTGCGATAATGTACCAGATTTTGATTTACTTCATGTTGGTATCAACCTCAGCTATTACATCTTTAATTGCCGTATATCTTTCATACAAGTACTTTTACACAGACTTTGGTCAATTGAATATTCTAGATAATGAAAAATAA
- a CDS encoding ISSth1, transposase (orf1), IS3 family has protein sequence MSKRSPKSVEEKLEIVNYTIAHGKDYQAAIEKFGVSYQQVYSWVRKFEKDGSQGLLDRRGKGLESKPNLTEAE, from the coding sequence ATGTCCAAAAGAAGTCCAAAATCCGTAGAAGAGAAATTAGAGATTGTCAACTATACTATTGCCCATGGAAAAGACTATCAAGCAGCTATTGAGAAGTTTGGTGTTTCTTACCAACAGGTTTATTCTTGGGTGCGTAAGTTTGAAAAAGATGGTTCTCAAGGTCTACTTGATAGACGTGGAAAAGGATTAGAGAGTAAACCCAATCTTACCGAAGCTGAATAA
- the mcdG gene encoding putative ABC transporter involved in peptide antibiotic resistance, similar to ScnG — protein MIDYFKAEWIKNRKVVILAIGLIFLALSSFIGLANFFLNYDVLIEEQMSRVLWGQLTFYNGQLLFPAMLAIFSGLIILPEFERKTLEMLRANQASVKKMVLSKFLLALFLVSVVQAVLFAIYLLTLYLSQIPFQIEDLLLFLRATILSVIGSSSVLMIHSYLMAKTRNFAKSVGVAAIGSFSGFIFIMLGGFINQLFPYSQPMIGLRSRALNDMSFLEFMLFITVNSLYSFIFYWLTVKKLENNE, from the coding sequence ATGATTGATTATTTTAAAGCTGAGTGGATTAAGAATCGTAAAGTAGTTATTTTAGCTATTGGTCTTATTTTTCTTGCTTTGTCCAGTTTTATTGGATTAGCTAATTTTTTCTTGAACTACGATGTGTTGATTGAAGAACAGATGAGTAGGGTTCTTTGGGGACAGCTGACTTTTTATAACGGGCAGTTACTTTTTCCAGCTATGTTAGCTATATTCTCAGGTCTAATTATCCTTCCTGAATTTGAACGAAAAACACTTGAAATGCTACGAGCTAATCAAGCATCAGTTAAGAAGATGGTACTAAGTAAGTTTTTATTAGCTTTGTTCTTGGTATCTGTAGTTCAAGCAGTGCTGTTTGCTATCTATTTATTAACTCTTTATCTTAGTCAAATTCCATTTCAGATAGAGGATTTATTATTATTTTTGAGAGCTACAATATTATCAGTTATTGGTTCAAGTTCTGTTTTGATGATTCACAGTTATCTTATGGCAAAAACTAGGAATTTTGCTAAATCGGTTGGAGTTGCAGCAATTGGTTCCTTCTCAGGTTTTATTTTTATTATGCTAGGTGGTTTTATTAATCAATTATTTCCATATTCTCAGCCGATGATTGGTTTACGAAGTAGGGCATTGAATGATATGTCATTTTTAGAGTTTATGTTATTTATTACAGTGAACTCCTTGTATAGTTTCATTTTTTATTGGTTAACTGTTAAGAAATTGGAGAATAATGAATAA
- a CDS encoding Site-specific recombinase has product MKTNNVEIIKADSLVRRRGVNVERHLKRVAAYCRVSSDSEDQKNSYESQVKHYKDYISQRSDWELADIYADEGISGTQVGKRQDFQRLINDCVNGEIDYIVTKAIARFARNTLDTLKYVRMLKDMQIGVYFEEENIDTLTMDGELLLTILSSVAQQEVENTSAHVKKGLKMKMQRGELIGFQGCLGYDYDVETKQLSINKKEAKIVRYIFERYLEGIGGKVIARELDELGYKSPRGLDHWNDTTVLGIIKNEKYKGDILMGKTFTVDPISKRRLSNFGEEDKYYIKDNHEPIISKEDFEKAQEIRLRRAGNKKTVANVNGKRERYSKMYAFSSMLECGFCGSLLSRRSWHCRSDYRKVVWHCVTSIKKGKKYCKHSKGLEELAIEGAFMEAYRQLYHSNENIVSDLLETIESELNDNSLNKELKKITNKLRTLLKKEENLVNLKLEGKISDSIYNEKYNELSLEKEYLAEEKVNVETTLKSEIDVKKRLTEFKQLLSSQKMLTEFDRTVFESIVEKIIVGGVNSDGEIDPAMLTIIFKTGETQNKDGKQFKSKRKNAKLESDELCPQNCDEDKKLYSQGIDNTC; this is encoded by the coding sequence ATGAAAACAAATAATGTTGAAATAATAAAAGCTGATTCTTTAGTTCGACGTAGAGGTGTCAATGTTGAAAGACATTTAAAAAGGGTTGCTGCTTATTGCCGAGTGAGTTCTGATAGTGAGGATCAGAAGAACAGTTATGAATCTCAGGTGAAACATTATAAAGATTACATTTCTCAGCGTTCAGATTGGGAACTCGCTGATATCTATGCAGATGAGGGGATTTCAGGAACTCAAGTAGGAAAGAGACAAGATTTTCAACGCTTAATCAATGATTGTGTAAATGGAGAAATTGATTATATTGTAACAAAAGCAATTGCTAGATTTGCAAGAAACACCTTAGATACTTTGAAGTATGTCAGAATGTTAAAGGATATGCAAATTGGAGTATATTTTGAGGAAGAGAACATTGATACCCTTACTATGGATGGAGAATTACTTCTAACCATTCTTAGCTCTGTTGCACAGCAAGAAGTAGAAAATACATCTGCACATGTGAAAAAGGGATTAAAAATGAAGATGCAACGTGGTGAACTGATAGGGTTTCAAGGGTGCTTGGGGTATGACTATGATGTAGAAACCAAGCAACTTTCAATCAATAAAAAAGAAGCCAAAATAGTTCGTTATATCTTTGAAAGGTACTTAGAAGGTATTGGAGGGAAAGTCATAGCAAGGGAACTTGATGAACTAGGTTACAAATCGCCGAGAGGATTAGATCATTGGAATGATACAACAGTCTTAGGAATCATAAAGAATGAAAAATATAAAGGCGATATTCTAATGGGCAAAACTTTTACAGTGGATCCAATAAGCAAGAGACGTTTAAGTAATTTTGGTGAAGAAGATAAGTACTACATCAAAGATAATCATGAACCTATAATATCTAAAGAAGACTTTGAGAAAGCTCAGGAGATTAGGTTGCGTAGGGCAGGAAATAAAAAGACAGTTGCGAATGTAAATGGAAAACGTGAACGCTATTCAAAAATGTATGCTTTTAGTAGTATGTTAGAATGTGGCTTTTGTGGTTCATTATTGTCTAGGAGAAGTTGGCACTGTCGTTCAGATTATCGAAAAGTTGTGTGGCATTGTGTTACTTCGATAAAAAAAGGGAAAAAATACTGTAAACATAGTAAAGGATTAGAGGAACTGGCTATTGAGGGAGCTTTCATGGAAGCATATAGACAACTCTATCATTCAAATGAAAATATAGTGTCAGATTTACTTGAAACGATTGAATCTGAATTAAATGACAATAGCCTCAACAAGGAACTGAAAAAAATAACTAATAAGCTTCGTACTTTACTAAAAAAAGAGGAGAATCTTGTAAATTTAAAACTAGAAGGAAAAATAAGTGATTCAATTTATAATGAAAAATATAATGAGCTCTCCTTAGAAAAAGAATATCTTGCAGAAGAAAAAGTAAATGTTGAAACAACATTGAAGTCAGAAATTGATGTTAAGAAAAGACTAACTGAGTTTAAACAATTACTGTCTTCACAGAAAATGCTCACTGAGTTTGATCGTACAGTTTTTGAGAGCATCGTTGAGAAAATTATTGTAGGTGGTGTTAATAGCGATGGTGAAATTGATCCTGCAATGTTAACTATTATTTTCAAAACAGGAGAAACACAAAATAAGGATGGCAAACAATTCAAAAGTAAACGTAAAAATGCTAAACTAGAATCAGATGAATTGTGTCCTCAAAACTGTGACGAGGACAAAAAATTGTATTCTCAAGGAATAGACAACACATGTTGA
- the mcdE gene encoding putative ABC transporter involved in peptide antibiotic resistance, similar to ScnE, whose translation MIKVLQIELLKSKRTKSFMISFLMMFVAVTWSLLAASRSIGVPKLRTIGLFFNNLQATPIFLPIAISLFVSRIVSNEKEGNTFKLQEANNINLITIFKRKLIFTNTIFLLLNVVQVLIVYLYAVRYGIDVAVSNLLLQVVGLTMSSFTLITFFLFLSMILEKHGMVLGIGFVSGFLGMVLSEASKWLNLIFPFGGSSFLALYRIKVLHSGDKLDYIFVWDKSVPLNYLIYLFYCIFVYFIIKYLLVKKKEENYD comes from the coding sequence ATGATAAAGGTATTACAAATCGAATTATTGAAGAGTAAACGAACAAAATCATTTATGATATCGTTTTTGATGATGTTTGTAGCAGTAACTTGGTCATTACTAGCAGCATCAAGAAGCATAGGTGTACCAAAGTTAAGGACAATTGGATTATTTTTCAATAATTTACAAGCTACTCCTATTTTTTTACCAATTGCGATTAGTCTTTTTGTATCCCGAATTGTTAGTAACGAAAAAGAAGGAAATACATTTAAACTACAAGAAGCGAATAATATAAATCTTATAACCATTTTCAAACGAAAGCTTATTTTTACGAATACTATTTTTCTATTATTGAATGTAGTACAAGTATTGATTGTATATTTATATGCTGTTAGATACGGTATAGATGTTGCTGTTTCAAATTTACTATTACAAGTTGTAGGTTTGACGATGTCTAGTTTTACTTTAATTACTTTTTTTCTATTTCTATCTATGATATTAGAAAAACATGGTATGGTTTTAGGAATTGGATTTGTATCAGGGTTTTTAGGGATGGTTCTATCCGAAGCATCTAAATGGTTAAATCTAATCTTTCCTTTCGGGGGTTCAAGTTTTCTTGCACTTTATCGCATAAAAGTTTTACATTCTGGAGATAAATTAGATTACATATTTGTTTGGGACAAGAGTGTACCACTCAACTATCTTATCTATCTATTTTATTGTATATTTGTCTATTTTATTATTAAGTACCTATTGGTTAAAAAGAAGGAGGAAAACTATGATTGA
- a CDS encoding Glycine betaine ABC transporter glycine betaine-binding protein translates to MGGEESINTMVRQGLQDDMPDVYYVLDNFSWDLEDIESVMLEIEDGTDTVQAARDWIDANPEKVESWTGGRGQANAEGSIEEAVNYTITGIEPGAGVTEAAHAALSSYDNLAGWELQESSTAGMLAELQQAINNEEPIIITGWAPHWMFQDFDLKILEDPQATLGEEEEIRTIARQGFAEDFPEAYKIIDAFYWEVEDMQEVVSEALDIPYEEAAENWIEANQDRVSEWTQGAAQGNGESISLVSTPWDTERASAHVIKRVLEDYGYRTSSHVPINCFRSS, encoded by the coding sequence ATGGGTGGTGAAGAAAGTATTAACACTATGGTTCGTCAAGGACTACAAGACGATATGCCAGATGTTTATTATGTCTTAGATAATTTTTCTTGGGATTTAGAAGATATTGAAAGTGTTATGTTGGAAATTGAAGATGGAACAGACACCGTGCAAGCTGCTCGTGACTGGATCGATGCAAATCCTGAAAAAGTTGAGAGCTGGACAGGTGGTCGCGGACAAGCGAACGCTGAAGGAAGTATTGAAGAAGCTGTAAATTACACAATCACTGGTATTGAACCAGGAGCTGGTGTAACAGAGGCTGCTCATGCTGCTCTGTCTTCTTATGACAATCTAGCTGGTTGGGAATTACAAGAAAGTTCAACCGCAGGGATGTTAGCAGAATTACAACAAGCAATTAATAATGAAGAACCAATCATTATTACTGGTTGGGCACCTCATTGGATGTTCCAAGACTTTGATTTGAAAATTCTTGAAGATCCACAAGCTACACTCGGTGAAGAAGAAGAAATTCGCACCATTGCAAGACAAGGATTTGCAGAAGATTTTCCTGAAGCCTACAAAATTATCGATGCTTTCTATTGGGAAGTAGAAGATATGCAAGAAGTAGTAAGCGAAGCATTAGATATTCCTTATGAAGAGGCTGCTGAAAACTGGATTGAAGCCAATCAAGACAGAGTTTCAGAATGGACTCAAGGTGCTGCTCAAGGAAATGGAGAATCTATCAGTCTTGTTTCGACTCCATGGGATACAGAACGTGCTTCTGCACATGTCATTAAACGCGTACTAGAAGATTACGGATATAGAACCAGTAGTCATGTTCCAATCAATTGCTTTAGGTCAAGCTGA
- the mcdF gene encoding putative ABC transporter involved in peptide antibiotic resistance, similar to ScnF, with amino-acid sequence MNNIIELKKVKKVYKDITTVDIEKITVREGEIYGFLGPNGAGKTTTMKMILSLVDPTSGEIFVNKKDIRKDKNYLSQIGSMIEEPSYYPNLTGYENLLVFQKMVGFDENNIWPTLELVGLADEKNRKKLVKAYSLGMKQRLSLAFALVKKPKILLLDEPTNGLDPAGIHEIRELIVELAKEKGLTVFISSHILPEIEHIADRVGIINHGRLVYEGEIEAIKSNTWIEIGGDFSQSNIVHTLVELGTVEILGASTSHVKLSNIDNNQLANVVSYLTENGYRIFRVVRESETLEDIFLSLTKEA; translated from the coding sequence ATGAATAATATTATTGAGCTGAAAAAAGTAAAAAAAGTTTACAAAGATATTACTACTGTAGATATTGAAAAAATTACTGTACGGGAGGGAGAAATTTATGGTTTTCTAGGGCCAAACGGTGCTGGGAAAACGACAACGATGAAAATGATTCTATCCCTTGTAGATCCGACTTCAGGTGAGATTTTTGTTAATAAAAAAGACATTCGAAAAGACAAAAATTACCTGAGTCAGATTGGATCTATGATAGAAGAGCCTTCATATTATCCTAATTTAACAGGTTACGAAAATTTATTAGTGTTTCAAAAAATGGTGGGATTTGATGAAAATAATATCTGGCCAACATTAGAACTTGTTGGATTAGCTGATGAAAAAAATCGAAAAAAATTAGTTAAGGCCTATTCTCTAGGTATGAAACAACGTCTTTCTTTAGCGTTTGCATTAGTAAAAAAGCCTAAAATCTTATTATTAGATGAGCCTACTAATGGTCTTGATCCAGCAGGTATTCATGAAATTCGTGAATTGATTGTTGAGTTAGCCAAAGAAAAAGGTCTGACAGTCTTTATTTCTAGTCATATTCTTCCAGAAATTGAACACATTGCAGATCGAGTGGGTATTATCAATCATGGTCGTCTAGTTTATGAAGGAGAAATTGAAGCTATTAAATCAAATACCTGGATTGAGATTGGTGGTGATTTTTCACAGAGTAATATTGTTCACACTTTAGTTGAACTAGGGACTGTAGAAATTTTGGGTGCATCCACAAGTCATGTAAAATTAAGTAATATTGATAATAATCAATTAGCTAATGTGGTGAGCTATTTGACAGAAAACGGATACCGTATTTTCCGAGTGGTTAGAGAAAGTGAGACCCTAGAAGATATTTTCCTTTCGTTAACGAAGGAGGCTTAA